From a region of the Zerene cesonia ecotype Mississippi chromosome 11, Zerene_cesonia_1.1, whole genome shotgun sequence genome:
- the LOC119830108 gene encoding uncharacterized protein LOC119830108: MDSESRSESALNSPTEPDVSLAASITDPLEAYTLEEARRTIRDLRMKYRAQAHQLLTWRRAHRTQEELVNRLQIEKAEQLKMLSSQLLLFESRLVRKQKEITNMLALRETIIMKQQKVIESLQAKLLDNGLDIISSIPDFRDMLQDTNITGDFDSLNDSDSAVIMEDVDSDCCNLSNLPRFRSMNPDSVTVARSISDAIDPNLKYNVARRSNGFLRRPEILETVYSVEEEADAESTKGLSAQSSTEKDIKDANKTDEQKTKESSLLAQRRDNFRMRSIVLTAEVKSIDSDKEKPKSSNDMWSYSYVPKRMTPANDSDEEATSNPESDEGDPEPKSTQVVTYNRVMSNHRNVTKPKDVKYKRINKAKSKSLEELRGRLKNWVDKGSKLSNIPLEHAQSYA; the protein is encoded by the exons CCGGAGTGAGTCGGCTCTAAACAGCCCCACGGAGCCCGACGTGTCTCTGGCAGCGTCCATTACAGACCCTTTGGAGGCCTATACCTTAGAGGAAGCTAGGAGGACTATCAG AGACCTCCGTATGAAATATCGAGCGCAGGCGCACCAACTGCTAACATGGCGCCGAGCGCACCGCACCCAAGAGGAACTAGTCAATCGTTTGCAAATAGAGAAGGCGGAACAGCTGAAAATGCTCTCGAGCCAACTTCTTCTCTTCGAATCGCGTCTGGTTCGTAAGCAGAAGGAGATAACTAATATGCTCGCACTCCGGGAAACCATAATTATGAAACAGCAAAAAGTCATTGAAAGTCTGCAAGCCAAACTTCTAGATAACGGCCTCGATATAATCTCATCTATCCCCGACTTCAGAGACATGTTGCAAGATACAAATATCACTGGAGACTTCGATTCCCTCAACGATTCTGACTCCGCTGTGATAATGGAAGACGTGGACTCCGATTGTTGCAATCTCTCCAACCTTCCAAGGTTCCGTTCCATGAACCCGGACAGTGTTACAGTCGCCCGATCGATTTCAGATGCCATCGACCCCAACCTCAAATATAACGTCGCTAGACGCTCGAATGGATTCTTGCGCAGGCCAGAAATACTCGAAACTGTATACAGTGTTGAGGAAGAAGCAGACGCCGAATCCACTAAAGGTCTCAGCGCTCAGAGCAGCACAGAAAAGGACATCAAAGACGCGAACAAAACAGATGAACAGAAGACTAAGGAAAGCAGTCTTTTGGCTCAGAGGCGAGACAACTTCCGCATGAGAAGTATCGTTCTCACTGCCGAAGTTAAAAGCATAGATAGTGATAAGGAAAAGCCAAAATCGAGCAACGACATGTGGTCCTACAGTTATGTGCCAAAAAGGATGACTCCCGCCAATGATTCTGATGAAGAGGCCACCTCAAATCCGGAGAGCGACGAAGGGGATCCCGAACCGAAGTCAACACAAGTCGTTACTTACAATCGAGTGATGTCCAACCATAGGAATGTGACCAAGCCGAAGGATGTGAAGTACAAGAGAATAAATAAAGCGAAATCGAAGAGTCTAGAAGAATTGAGGGGACGATTAAAGAATTGGGTCGATAAGGGGAGTAAATTGTCGAATATACCGTTGGAGCATGCGCAAAGCTATGCCTAA